DNA from Paraburkholderia sp. ZP32-5:
GCTGAAATACCTTTCGACGCGATTTTCAGGAGCGGTGATCTCGTTCTTGGTGGACAGGCTCACAAGGAAGCGCTGCATCAGGCGTTGGACCGGGCTAGACATCGAATCATTATTCATTCCACCTTCATCACCCAGAGCGGCTTTGAGACAATCCGTTCGTTGCTTAATGGTGCGGTCGCGCGCGGTGCCATCATTGACGTACTCTGGGGTCAAGATGATGACAAGGCTGATACCGTAACGAGTGCAATGATTGTGACGAAGCTCCGTGACGAGATTGATCGCGAAGGTATGAGTTCAGCATTGAGAGTGCATAGGTTTTCGACACGTTCTCACGCGAAACTCCTCGTTTGTGACGACGGCCGTGCCGACCGCATGTTCGCAATCGTCGGTTCCTGCAATTGGCTGTCGTCAAATTTCCAGAACTATGAGGCATCTGTACGTTTCGCCGACCCCCAAGTCGTTGCGACAATACTTGAGCAGTTGGCCGATCTGAGCAGAGGTCACGACCGGCACTGGACCGAACTTACCAGTGAGATGGCCCGGCTAGCGGCCGAGGCGCGGCGCCAGCGCCCACCGTCCGGCAGCAAGGCCAAAGTCGCGATTGTACTCGGACCCCAGCACGCCCAATTCGGTCGTTTGGCGCGAGACGAGGCAGTGAGTCGGATATTCGTAACGAGTCACAAACTAGGTGCGGCAATCCGCACGGCCGTGATTGTGCCCGCGATCACTGCGGTTGAAGAAAAGAATATCGATGTGAAGGTGTATTACGGTGTTGGCGCAGCGGATGCTTCCACGAATGCGGCCCTCACTCAGTCGGGCGCGCGCGACGGCCTGAACGTACAACTCATTGAGGAACCCAGACTGCACGCAAAGATTTTGGCTTGGGACGATGATAGCGTGCTGATAACCAGTCAGAATTGGCTTTCTGCCGATCCGGGAGATTCCAAGCTGCGAAAGGAAATCGGAGTTTACGTCCGAGCGCAAGGCGTAGCGCGCGATGTAATTGACAACTTCGAGGCCAGCCGGGTTGCAAAAGTGCAAGCGAATTCCTAGACGTTGTCAAATTAGTCGTTCAGGGTAGCTGTCTCGCGGATCGATTTCGGAGTGACGGCCATGCTGTGGGCGACGGGGATTCGTACTCCGGCAATTCCTTGAGGTCACGTTAGGAATGTTCGCTTCATCACGCTGACTGGCACGATTCGGTGAACGGCGTTTTGTAGCGGTGCCATTGTCTCTTGCGGTTGGAACGACTCATTCGTTAATAGAGGAGCCTGACACTCGCGGACGCCGGTTTGCAAATATCGGCAAAGCTACAAGCAGCAGCCATCTAGCTCTCATGGGCGACAGTCGGTTTTGGCCAATAACCTAACGCAAACTCTCGGTGTTCGAATGACCGCAGTCGACGGCGGATTCAACCGGTCGATGCAACGATTTGGTTAAATCGCTCAGCCGGCGTATCGAAGTCTAGTGTTTTTCGGGGACGTTCGTTGAGCCGCCTGGCGACGGCATCCAGTCCGGCCTGTGAGTAAGCAGACAGATCAGTACCCTTGGGGAAGTATTGCCTCAGAAGCCCATTCGTATTTTCGTTCGAACCGCGTTGCCAGGGATGATGTGGGTCGCAGAAATAGACCTCAATGTCGGTTGCAACGCTAAAGCGGTGGTGCTCCGCCATTTCCGATCCCCTGTCCCACGTCAGCGATCTATAGAGTTCTCTCGGGAGTTTGCTGGCGTGTCGTATCAGCGCGTCGACCACAGCCGCAGAATCCTTGCTGGGCACTTTTACCAGCATCACGAATCGACTTTGACGTTCGACGAGAGTTGCAATCTGGCTCGTCGCGTTGCCATACAGCAAGTCACCTTCCCAGTGCCCAGGTATTGCGCGATCCTCCGCCGTCGCGGGGCGTTCACTGATCGACACGGCGTCGCGAATGTTCGTGCGACCCTCAGTTTTCAGTGTGTGATGACGGGATCGGCGCATGGTTCGAAAGCGTCGCAAGTGCTCAAGCAGTTCTTTTTTCAGGGCACCACGAGCTTGAATATAGAGGCTCCGGTAGATTGTCTCGTGCGACACCAGATAGTCCTTGTTGACCGCATAAGCATGCCTGAGCCAACCGGCAATCTGCTCAGGGGACCACTGCAACTTCAGCTTTGCAGCGACAACTCGCGCCAGCGTCTGGTTTCGCATAAGTTTGCAAACCTTCGGCCGTCGTGCCCGCTGCCACGCGATCGCATCCGCCTGGCTTGCCCGATAGCCCTGGCTGCCCCCGTTGCGCTGCAACTCACGACTTATAGTGGAAGGGGCGCGTCCCAGCCTGGCTGCTATTGACCGGATCGACAATCCGGACACCAGTGAACGGGAAATCTCCTCGCGCTCCGCGAGCGTCAATGCCTGTGGCGCACGGTGCCTTTGCGGCGGCTGGATGCCACCGTTCTCCGATAGTATTCGCTGAATCGAAGAATGGCCCCGATCAAACAGTTTGGCAATCTGATGAATCGTATCGCCCTTGCGCCATCGGTCCCACATCAGCGCTTTCTGGGTCTCGGAGTAATAAATTCTCGGTCGCTGTTTCATTTGCAACTCCTCCGCTGCTCACGCAGATTCTAGGTGTTGCATCGACCGGTTGAATCCGTCACGCGGAACTGCTCCCCGAGCGTCATGCCGCCGCAACGAACGAAAGTCCCTTCTTGGACGATTCCTGCCTTGGGATATAGGTGGTATTTCAAATCCGCGTTCGTCGTCCAATGCAACTTAGCAAAATCGGTTTTTGGGGAACTCACACTGGTAATTCGTTACCCCATCAACACAGCCCCTAGCGGCAAACCACCGCCAGGGTCTTTACACGAGACGGCCAACCCACCTACTTATTAACCATCCTCGCCGGCACACTAATAGCCAACAACCCACCCAACACCATAAAAGCCGCCAACATATACATCCCCGAATCATTAGCCTTGGTAGCCTCCTTCAACCACCCCACCGCATAAGGGCTAAGGAAACCAGCCAGATTCCCAATCGAATTAATCATCGCAATCCCGGCAGCGGCACCCGTCCCCGCCAGAATCGCCGTAGGCAAACTCCAAAACAACGGCAACGTAGTGAGGATGCCCATAGTCGCAAGCGTCAACCCAGCCATAGCCAGCAACGTGTTATGCGTCCAGACAACGGACAACACGAGCCCCACAGCCCCCGCAAACGCCGGCAATGCAATATGCCACCGCCGCTCCCTGTTCCGATCCGCGCTCTTGGCGACAAACACCATCGCAACCACAGCCGCCGCAAACGGAATCGCGGATAAAACCCCAATCACAAACGAATCCGTCACCCCAGTCGATTTAATAATCGTAGGCAACCAGAAGCTCACCCCATAAAGCCCCATCACAAACGAGAAGTACGTCAGACTGAACATCAACACACGCCCGTTGGTGAGTACTTCACGAATCGGCATATCGTGCTTGGTCGCTTCCTCTGCCGACACCTGACTCTCCAGCAACTGCTGCTCTTCCTTCGTCAGCCACTTAGCCTTCGAGATCCGATCGTCGAGAACAATAAACACCAGAATCCCGACAATCACCGAAGGAATTCCTTCCAGCAAAAACAGCCACTGCCATCCATGCCATCCATTCGCGC
Protein-coding regions in this window:
- a CDS encoding phospholipase D-like domain-containing protein; translation: MSVVRVAIPLLKGKRRFFLEKGRPWSLVEHVMLAALAIKPRTVDELAISGDLPRRLVLEALIRLMRAGWVVLQQESKGVVFSATPAGKEVVGDEELPQISKVTNRWMNFVIDKITGTIYRSRELPFLEKHLVTQRAEREPLVWLEPREVEAFDDTTGVLAALFDDDEKFVSVEPSSERMVERFAIASVRNDAVEGLPARAPDELFELVRNAARSAPIKPAGSQSPRIPSGQGVSISNRAAEIPFDAIFRSGDLVLGGQAHKEALHQALDRARHRIIIHSTFITQSGFETIRSLLNGAVARGAIIDVLWGQDDDKADTVTSAMIVTKLRDEIDREGMSSALRVHRFSTRSHAKLLVCDDGRADRMFAIVGSCNWLSSNFQNYEASVRFADPQVVATILEQLADLSRGHDRHWTELTSEMARLAAEARRQRPPSGSKAKVAIVLGPQHAQFGRLARDEAVSRIFVTSHKLGAAIRTAVIVPAITAVEEKNIDVKVYYGVGAADASTNAALTQSGARDGLNVQLIEEPRLHAKILAWDDDSVLITSQNWLSADPGDSKLRKEIGVYVRAQGVARDVIDNFEASRVAKVQANS
- a CDS encoding MFS transporter: MASPADPLHHPGAGAPPSTFEEATYRKVTWRLAPLLMLCYIVAYLDRVNVGFAKLQMSTDLGLSDAVYGFGAGIFFLGYFIFEVPSNVILHKVGARVWIARIMVSWGVISMLTMFVTTPTMFYVMRFLLGLAEAGFFPGIILYLTYWYPAHRRGRMTTWFMTAIALSGVIGGPVSGYILKNFNGANGWHGWQWLFLLEGIPSVIVGILVFIVLDDRISKAKWLTKEEQQLLESQVSAEEATKHDMPIREVLTNGRVLMFSLTYFSFVMGLYGVSFWLPTIIKSTGVTDSFVIGVLSAIPFAAAVVAMVFVAKSADRNRERRWHIALPAFAGAVGLVLSVVWTHNTLLAMAGLTLATMGILTTLPLFWSLPTAILAGTGAAAGIAMINSIGNLAGFLSPYAVGWLKEATKANDSGMYMLAAFMVLGGLLAISVPARMVNK
- a CDS encoding IS30 family transposase, with protein sequence MKQRPRIYYSETQKALMWDRWRKGDTIHQIAKLFDRGHSSIQRILSENGGIQPPQRHRAPQALTLAEREEISRSLVSGLSIRSIAARLGRAPSTISRELQRNGGSQGYRASQADAIAWQRARRPKVCKLMRNQTLARVVAAKLKLQWSPEQIAGWLRHAYAVNKDYLVSHETIYRSLYIQARGALKKELLEHLRRFRTMRRSRHHTLKTEGRTNIRDAVSISERPATAEDRAIPGHWEGDLLYGNATSQIATLVERQSRFVMLVKVPSKDSAAVVDALIRHASKLPRELYRSLTWDRGSEMAEHHRFSVATDIEVYFCDPHHPWQRGSNENTNGLLRQYFPKGTDLSAYSQAGLDAVARRLNERPRKTLDFDTPAERFNQIVASTG